A window of the Plasmodium vivax chromosome 12, whole genome shotgun sequence genome harbors these coding sequences:
- a CDS encoding hypothetical protein (encoded by transcript PVX_082710A) yields the protein MKYKAAVCISTVLLLLQCQTAKTRSTKISANNQFNAAIGSLKKEFEYLNIKNETGADTTWFKLPKGFEFLQGKIEQEGNAHMSTEEGLTVKNEKIENNAEASLGSINVNIPQWGNDLNKFRQKKRLSRMLATKGKGQQKGAGSLRGKPGGVFMPPMMPGAPMGSMLGLNGKFSPGMKPAMPWSPPGASPWNKGKPSTLLWSPGAKPKQTPRSPWAPLPQKKTKGDDKSDNGSVKSGDDGEEEDGAPGIGGNGGLFGEYDQLLGGIGAGNPLLQGFLSAAGGAGAAGAAGAAGLANAALGMNRNMAPRQGLPWGGRTDFFKGRLQYSSKGIKRTGWGKFCYFFKNLLCCLFIFATRTPLLAGGLGGVLDNPMVGSVIDLVQSGMMSTY from the coding sequence ATGAAGTACAAAGCCGCAGTCTGCATTTCGACGGTTTTGCTTTTACTACAGTGCCAAACCGCAAAAACCAGATCTACCAAAATTTCGGCCAACAACCAATTCAACGCCGCCATTGGATCGTTAAAGAAAGAATTTGAATATCTAAATATTAAGAACGAAACGGGCGCTGATACCACATGGTTTAAACTCCCCAAAGGTTTTGAGTTCCTCCAGGGAAAGATAGAACAAGAAGGGAATGCACACATGTCCACAGAGGAGGGACTAactgtaaaaaatgaaaaaatcgaaaacaACGCAGAAGCTTCCCTTGGAAGTATAAATGTGAATATCCCTCAATGGGGAAACGACCTCAACAAGTTTagacaaaaaaagaggcTATCTAGAATGCTAGCCACTAAAGGAAAAGGTCAGCAGAAGGGAGCTGGATCTCTTAGGGGAAAACCAGGAGGAGTGTTCATGCCTCCCATGATGCCGGGTGCACCTATGGGAAGTATGCTTGGTCTAAATGGAAAATTCTCTCCAGGAATGAAACCAGCAATGCCTTGGTCTCCACCTGGAGCATCACCATGGAATAAAGGAAAACCTTCAACCCTTTTATGGTCTCCAGGTGCTAAACCCAAGCAAACCCCACGATCACCATGGGCTCCGCTTccacagaaaaaaacaaaaggtgATGACAAGAGCGATAATGGTAGTGTCAAATCAGGTGAtgatggggaagaagaagatggaGCACCAGGTATAGGAGGAAATGGTGGCTTATTTGGTGAATATGACCAACTGCTCGGTGGCATTGGTGCTGGAAATCCCCTTTTACAAGGTTTTCTATCTGCTGCTGGTGGTGCAGGTGCCGCAGGTGCCGCAGGTGCCGCAGGTTTGGCTAATGCTGCACTCGGTATGAACCGAAACATGGCTCCTCGACAAGGGCTCCCATGGGGTGGAAGAACTGATTTCTTCAAAGGTAGACTGCAGTATTCCTCCAAGGGTATTAAAAGAACTGGATGGGGTAAGTTCTGTTATTTCTTCAAGAATTTACTGTGCTGTCTGTTTATTTTCGCAACCAGAACGCCATTATTAGCTGGAGGTTTGGGAGGTGTTTTGGATAACCCAATGGTTGGAAGTGTTATAGATTTGGTCCAAAGTGGTATGATGAGTACTTATTAA
- a CDS encoding merozoite surface protein 7 (MSP7) (encoded by transcript PVX_082700A) — translation MKTKVLFFLPSILLLPHSVWSETKGPSGPPPNKKLNANALHFLRGKLELLNKISEEQVVSPDFKKNVELLKKKIEELQGKAEKDKSKTDGEDTTPKEQQEDQNVSQNGLEEQAPSDSNEGEAQEENTQVKNVIFTEKEEAVDEEAEKEDTAVISEKANFPNEESQGNDETQTQESIEGEASPGVVVDETDDSPEGEPLSGLETEGNSSAESAPNEPDVNTTHTAVDTHMPADANIGVDTNMPFDTPPHPSGENPGAPQETHLPSIDENANRRASRMKHMSSFLNGLLTNQSNNKKEIFFHPYYGPYFNHGGYYNYDPYYNYAPAYNPFVSQARDYEVIKKLLDACFNKGEGADPNVPCIIDIFKKVLDDERFRNELKTFMYDLYEFLKKNDVLSDDEKKNELMRFFFDNAFQLVNPMFYY, via the coding sequence atgaaaacaaaagtACTATTCTTCTTGCcgtccattttgctgctaCCACATTCGGTATGGTCAGAAACGAAAGGTCCATCTGGGCCCCCCCCAAATAAGAAGCTAAATGCTAACGCACTACATTTCTTAAGGGGCAAATTAGAGTTACTAAATAAAATCAGCGAGGAGCAGGTAGTTTCTccagattttaaaaaaaacgtagaactgctgaaaaagaaaattgagGAACTACAGGGTAAGGcagaaaaggataaaagtAAAACGGATGGGGAGGATACCACACCCAAGGAACAGCAAGAAGATCAAAATGTGAGTCAAAACGGATTGGAAGAGCAGGCCCCAAGTGACAGTAacgagggagaagcgcaGGAAGAAAACACTCAAGtcaaaaatgtcatttttacggagaaggaagaagcggtagatgaagaagctgaaAAAGAAGACACCGCTGTCATAAGTGAAAAGGCGAATTTTCCAAATGAGGAATCGCAAGGAAATGATGAAACGCAAACGCAGGAGAGCATCGAGGGAGAAGCTTCTCCCGGAGTTGTAGTCGACGAGACAGATGACTCACCAGAAGGCGAACCCCTATCCGGATTGGAAACGGAAGGCAATTCTTCAGCTGAGAGTGCCCCAAATGAGCCGGACGTTAACACCACACATACGGCAGTAGATACGCACATGCCAGCAGATGCGAACATAGGAGTAGACACAAATATGCCATTTGACACACCTCCCCACCCAAGCGGCGAAAACCCCGGCGCACCCCAAGAGACGCACCTTCCCTCCATTGACGAAAATGCAAATAGAAGAGCATCACGAATGAAACATATGAGCAGCTTCCTAAATGGCCTCTTAACCAATCAAAGCaataacaaaaaggaaatatttttccacccATATTATGGCCCCTATTTTAACCACGGCGGGTACTATAACTATGACCCCTATTATAATTATGCCCCAGCGTACAACCCATTTGTGAGCCAAGCAAGGGATTACGAAGTGATTAAAAAGTTGCTTGATGCCTGCTTtaacaaaggggaaggagccGATCCAAATGTGCCCTGCATAATTGACATATTCAAAAAAGTGCTAGACGACGAACGGTTTCGAAACGAACTAAAAACTTTTATGTATGACCTTTAcgaatttttgaaaaagaatgACGTCTTAAGTGatgatgaaaagaaaaacgagtTGATGAGATTTTTCTTTGACAATGCCTTTCAGTTGGTCAACCCGATGTTTTACTACTGA
- a CDS encoding merozoite surface protein 7 (MSP7), putative (encoded by transcript PVX_082695A), with protein MNGKIFLLAIFFVALHAVASHGRTFITGTNYKPKNEKAKKVGKNDKTSSEGPANMSESPADMSEEPFRGQNITKYFKNILDDLNNDSKKDGGDSDDGKFISQVSEEVPTSDEEDGDEGENAPGEDDAQGGEEGGEESGELTGEQSDNQSDQQSGAPHAGPHEGEAEATLPVQGENYSGSNLKYSDELYEDILTSLNKKGCEEGTENNNKYNEFKKEYEMFISLNKEEYEIIEKLVDAFSMYNDSIDEDADSVYEAIKKSFTDPKFRKEFKDFMNGIYAYAKRKHYIRGTQTEKAKTYLTLFENVINLLNMI; from the coding sequence ATGAACGGCAAAATTTTCCTTctggccatttttttcgtggCGCTCCACGCCGTGGCATCGCACGGTAGAACTTTTATTACGGGGACGAATTACAAaccgaaaaatgaaaaggccaaaaaggttggcaaaaatgataagaCAAGCAGTGAGGGCCCCGCAAACATGAGTGAGAGCCCCGCAGACATGAGTGAGGAACCTTTCAGGGGACAAAATATAaccaaatattttaaaaacatccTGGATGACCTGAATAACGATTCCAAAAAGGATGGCGGTGATTCTGACGATGGGAAATTCATAAGCCAGGTGTCGGAAGAGGTTCCCACAagcgatgaggaggacgGAGACGAGGGGGAGAATGCACCCGGGGAGGACGACGCGCAGGGTGGTGAGGAGGGTGGCGAAGAGAGTGGCGAGCTGACTGGCGAACAGAGTGACAATCAGAGTGACCAGCAGAGCGGCGCTCCGCATGCTGGTCCGCACGAGGGAGAGGCCGAGGCCACTCTGCCAGTGCAAGGAGAGAACTACAGCGGGTCCAACCTAAAATACTCAGACGAGCTGTATGAAGATATCCTAACTagcttaaataaaaagggctGCGAAGAAGGAACGGAAAACAACAACAAATATAATGAGttcaaaaaagaatatgaaaTGTTCATATCTTTAAATAAAGAGGAATATGAAATTATAGAGAAGCTCGTCGACGCTTTTTCCATGTACAATGATTCCATTGATGAAGACGCAGATTCTGTGTACGAAGCGATTAAGAAGTCTTTCACCGATCCTAAGTTTAGGAAAGAATTTAAAGATTTCATGAATGGCATTTATGCCTATGCTAAGAGGAAGCATTATATAAGAGGCACCCAGACGGAGAAGGCCAAAACGTACCTTACGCTGTTTGAGAATGTCATCAACTTGCTCAACATGATATAA